The Nitrosopumilus cobalaminigenes genome contains a region encoding:
- a CDS encoding D-aminoacyl-tRNA deacylase, which produces MELLVAYQDDPAGHNMAKFLSKEMKLDGDVFRGKYYDLVIIPTPAISADWLEEKYDYDGFVFLSKHAAESGVLALTCHSTGNFSTAKFGGNDRQVAVPKPDLQKIYLQTLEKNQSQFSDFQITIEATHHGPTALSKPSIFIEIGTTEKQWTDESLCNSIAVLVHQVMSQPIPEHPVAICFGGTHYPSKFTEELLHGKFALGTVVPKHALDELDEKLFSHILEQNSMAKAALLDWKGLGSNKQKVLDLLDSTDLEVIHL; this is translated from the coding sequence ATGGAATTACTGGTTGCGTATCAAGATGACCCTGCAGGTCACAATATGGCAAAATTTCTTTCAAAAGAAATGAAATTGGACGGTGATGTTTTTCGTGGAAAATATTATGATTTAGTAATTATTCCAACTCCTGCAATTTCTGCTGATTGGTTAGAAGAAAAATATGATTATGATGGATTTGTTTTTCTCTCAAAACATGCGGCTGAATCTGGAGTACTAGCTTTGACTTGTCATAGTACTGGAAATTTCTCCACTGCAAAATTTGGTGGAAATGATAGACAAGTTGCAGTCCCTAAACCTGACCTTCAAAAAATTTATCTTCAGACATTAGAGAAAAACCAGTCACAATTCTCTGATTTTCAAATAACAATAGAGGCAACTCATCATGGGCCTACTGCATTATCCAAACCTTCAATCTTTATTGAAATTGGAACTACTGAAAAACAATGGACTGATGAATCATTATGTAACTCAATAGCAGTACTAGTTCACCAAGTAATGTCTCAGCCTATCCCGGAACATCCAGTCGCTATTTGTTTTGGCGGAACTCACTATCCTTCAAAATTCACAGAAGAATTGCTACATGGCAAATTTGCACTTGGTACAGTTGTTCCAAAACATGCATTAGATGAACTCGATGAAAAATTATTTTCTCATATTCTTGAGCAAAACAGTATGGCAAAAGCTGCTCTTTTGGATTGGAAAGGATTGGGTTCAAACAAACAAAAAGTACTTGACCTTTTAGATTCTACAGATCTTGAGGTAATACATCTTTGA
- a CDS encoding transcription elongation factor Spt5, with amino-acid sequence MSEEIKSHLFAIRTTGGQEKVVMRLLEAKANANQINIQSVFWVNDLKGYVVIEAINPSDAYLAVEGVRHIRGQLRGELEFKDIEGYLVKKSTVSQLTVDNVVEITGGPFKGMKATITRIDVEKEEATVVLLDASYQLPVTVDANYLKMSTEG; translated from the coding sequence TTGTCAGAGGAAATAAAATCACACTTGTTTGCAATTAGAACCACTGGAGGTCAAGAGAAAGTGGTAATGAGATTATTAGAAGCAAAGGCCAATGCAAATCAAATTAACATTCAATCAGTATTTTGGGTAAATGATCTTAAAGGATATGTTGTAATTGAAGCAATCAATCCTAGTGATGCATATTTGGCAGTAGAAGGAGTCAGACACATCAGAGGTCAATTAAGAGGAGAATTAGAATTCAAAGATATCGAAGGATACCTTGTCAAGAAATCAACAGTTTCACAATTAACAGTAGATAATGTAGTAGAAATTACAGGCGGTCCATTCAAGGGAATGAAGGCAACAATTACCAGAATTGATGTCGAAAAAGAAGAGGCAACTGTAGTTTTGTTAGATGCATCATACCAATTACCAGTCACAGTAGACGCAAACTACCTAAAGATGTCAACTGAGGGTTAG
- a CDS encoding 50S ribosomal protein L11, which yields MGEQKVSSLVTGGGASAGPPLGPALGPLGVNIMEVINAINEKTKDFEGMKVPVTVIVDTDSKKYEIEVGIPSAAALIMKEAGITKGSGASGTEWVGDVTMDSIVKVANTKLEKSYASSLKSVAKTVIGTCLPLGVKVEGKTPKEITAEVNEGKWDAKFQ from the coding sequence ATGGGAGAACAAAAAGTATCATCACTTGTAACAGGCGGAGGAGCATCAGCAGGTCCACCTTTAGGTCCAGCATTGGGTCCACTTGGAGTCAATATCATGGAAGTCATCAATGCAATTAATGAAAAAACTAAAGACTTTGAAGGAATGAAAGTTCCAGTTACAGTAATTGTCGATACTGATTCAAAAAAGTATGAAATTGAAGTCGGAATTCCATCAGCTGCAGCACTCATTATGAAAGAAGCAGGAATCACAAAAGGTTCAGGCGCATCAGGTACAGAATGGGTTGGCGATGTAACTATGGATTCAATTGTTAAAGTTGCAAATACAAAACTGGAGAAATCTTATGCATCTTCATTAAAGTCAGTTGCAAAAACAGTCATTGGAACATGTCTTCCATTGGGAGTCAAAGTAGAAGGAAAGACTCCAAAAGAAATTACTGCCGAAGTAAACGAAGGCAAATGGGATGCAAAATTCCAATAA
- the alaS gene encoding alanine--tRNA ligase, with protein sequence MDKSQILKEFSADPEKYYNVKLFQEQGFIRKSCAKCGRFFWTLNADRDLCPDDGLDTYSFIGEPPTSKRFDYTQAWKQVEEFFVKNNHTSVSRYPVVCRWRDDLFFTIASVVDFQRIMGSKVVFEFPANPLVVPQTCLRFKDLENVGVTGRHFSSFCMIGQHSVPDLGGYWKDECVDLDFRLLTNQFGIKKEEVVFVEDVWAGGGSFGPSLEYFVRGLELGNAVFTEFQGELGQHTTLDQRVIDMGAGLERFAWITMGTPTAYDCCFGPINGKLFEKIGIDSDSDILKKYFTEIAKEIDHYDDLNQVRRLAVKNAGITDDQLNKMITPLEGVYLIADHLRTLIFAITDGALPSNVGGGYNLRMMLRRINGTINRLNLKLDIDDLIDTHIDYLKDTYPELDEKREDVKAILKLESARYEDSKIHMKKKAEKIRERGTPSVDELITLYESDGITPEYLKEVDAISEIPSQFYSKLSDLHQSEKKKAIAELPLEELPETETLFYKDDPMEFDAKVIKVFDDQVVLDRTSFYARGGGQEPDYGSIAGFKVVNVDKHANIIVHKLEGGVPKEGETVSCKVDETRRANITKNHTSTHIINASSRGVLGSWIWQHSAFKDDDHARLDITHHSSLTDEQVKQIEEAANKMVKENYPVNIDYYDRGTAEQKYGFRIYQGGVVPVKSVRIVSIEDKDIEACGGTHVKKTGDIELIKITKTKRIQDGVVRIEFVSGPTAFQYVKDQEEESKKQAEEAIAKEKLEKQREENKEKAREQIPILLEKIISGESVESDGISTKGKLCFTSSENYDDFFIQNFGKKLVAKDEAAAFCGIFEADPTVRVIIFAGEQSGVNAGEIAKEIASILGGSGGGDAKFAQGGGKDTSKKEQAIAKAKSMILG encoded by the coding sequence TTGGATAAAAGTCAGATTCTAAAAGAATTTTCAGCAGATCCTGAAAAATACTATAATGTCAAATTATTCCAAGAGCAAGGATTTATCAGAAAATCTTGTGCCAAATGTGGCAGATTCTTTTGGACTCTAAATGCTGATAGAGATTTGTGTCCTGATGATGGATTGGACACTTATTCGTTCATTGGTGAGCCTCCTACTTCAAAAAGATTTGATTATACTCAAGCATGGAAACAAGTTGAAGAGTTTTTTGTAAAAAATAATCACACGTCAGTTAGTCGATACCCAGTTGTTTGTAGATGGCGAGATGATTTGTTTTTTACAATTGCATCAGTTGTTGACTTTCAAAGAATTATGGGAAGCAAAGTTGTTTTCGAGTTTCCTGCCAACCCTCTAGTTGTTCCACAGACTTGTTTGAGATTCAAAGATTTAGAAAATGTAGGAGTTACAGGTAGACACTTTTCGAGTTTCTGTATGATAGGACAACACAGTGTTCCAGACTTAGGGGGATATTGGAAGGACGAATGTGTTGATTTAGATTTTAGATTACTAACTAATCAATTTGGAATTAAAAAAGAAGAAGTCGTCTTTGTAGAGGACGTTTGGGCAGGTGGTGGTTCATTTGGGCCATCACTGGAATACTTTGTTCGAGGATTAGAATTAGGAAATGCAGTATTTACTGAATTCCAAGGAGAACTAGGACAACACACTACATTAGACCAGCGAGTCATAGACATGGGTGCAGGATTGGAGAGATTTGCATGGATTACCATGGGAACACCTACTGCGTATGACTGTTGTTTTGGTCCAATTAATGGGAAATTATTTGAGAAAATTGGAATTGATTCAGATTCTGATATTTTGAAAAAATACTTTACAGAAATTGCAAAAGAGATTGATCATTATGATGACTTGAATCAAGTAAGACGTCTTGCAGTGAAAAATGCAGGAATTACAGATGATCAGTTAAACAAAATGATTACACCACTAGAAGGAGTCTATCTAATTGCAGACCACTTGAGAACTTTGATTTTTGCAATTACTGATGGTGCTTTACCATCAAACGTTGGTGGAGGATACAACTTGAGAATGATGTTGCGAAGAATCAATGGAACGATAAACCGATTGAATCTAAAACTAGACATTGATGATTTGATAGATACTCACATTGACTATCTCAAGGATACCTATCCAGAGCTTGATGAGAAAAGAGAAGACGTCAAGGCAATACTCAAGCTAGAGTCTGCAAGGTATGAGGATTCTAAAATTCACATGAAGAAAAAGGCTGAAAAGATTCGCGAGAGAGGCACACCATCAGTGGATGAACTCATCACACTTTACGAATCAGATGGCATTACACCTGAATATCTCAAAGAAGTTGATGCCATTTCTGAAATCCCCTCACAGTTTTACTCTAAACTATCTGATTTGCACCAGTCTGAAAAGAAAAAGGCAATTGCAGAACTTCCACTAGAAGAGTTGCCTGAAACTGAGACTCTATTTTACAAAGATGACCCAATGGAGTTTGATGCCAAAGTCATCAAGGTCTTTGATGATCAAGTGGTATTGGATAGAACTTCATTTTATGCTAGAGGTGGAGGACAGGAACCTGACTATGGTAGCATTGCAGGATTCAAAGTGGTTAATGTAGATAAACATGCAAACATTATCGTTCACAAGCTAGAAGGTGGCGTACCAAAAGAAGGAGAAACGGTATCTTGTAAAGTAGATGAGACACGTCGTGCAAACATTACAAAAAACCACACCAGTACCCACATCATCAATGCATCATCAAGAGGAGTATTAGGTTCATGGATTTGGCAACACTCTGCATTCAAAGACGATGATCATGCCAGATTAGACATTACACATCACTCTTCACTAACTGATGAACAAGTAAAACAGATTGAAGAAGCAGCTAACAAAATGGTAAAAGAGAACTATCCAGTGAATATCGATTACTATGATAGAGGAACTGCAGAGCAAAAGTATGGATTTAGAATTTATCAGGGCGGGGTAGTTCCAGTGAAATCAGTACGTATTGTATCAATTGAAGATAAAGACATTGAAGCTTGTGGTGGAACACATGTAAAGAAAACAGGAGATATCGAACTAATCAAAATTACAAAGACTAAACGAATTCAAGATGGAGTAGTTAGAATAGAGTTTGTTTCAGGTCCTACTGCATTCCAATATGTAAAAGACCAAGAAGAAGAATCTAAAAAACAAGCTGAAGAGGCAATTGCAAAAGAAAAATTGGAGAAACAAAGAGAAGAAAATAAAGAAAAAGCAAGAGAGCAGATTCCAATTTTACTAGAGAAGATAATTTCAGGAGAATCAGTTGAATCGGATGGAATTAGCACAAAGGGGAAATTGTGTTTTACATCTAGTGAAAATTATGATGATTTCTTCATTCAGAACTTTGGAAAGAAGCTAGTTGCCAAAGATGAAGCAGCTGCATTTTGTGGAATTTTTGAAGCTGATCCTACAGTTCGTGTAATAATATTTGCAGGAGAGCAATCAGGCGTAAATGCAGGTGAAATAGCCAAAGAAATAGCCTCAATTTTGGGCGGTTCTGGTGGTGGTGATGCCAAGTTTGCTCAGGGGGGAGGAAAAGACACATCTAAAAAAGAGCAGGCAATAGCCAAAGCAAAATCAATGATTTTAGGATAA
- a CDS encoding MGMT family protein, which translates to MNLQQKIYKKLLEVPKGKVTTYGELAKAVGLKNGQRTVGKIMNKNPYPVIIPCHRVVMSTGKIGGYAYGEHVKTKMLNDEGIEIENGKIVDSENLIYRF; encoded by the coding sequence TTGAATCTGCAGCAAAAGATTTACAAAAAATTACTTGAAGTTCCTAAAGGAAAAGTCACAACTTATGGGGAACTAGCAAAAGCTGTTGGATTAAAAAATGGCCAAAGAACTGTTGGAAAAATTATGAACAAAAACCCCTATCCTGTAATCATTCCCTGCCATAGAGTTGTAATGTCTACTGGAAAGATTGGTGGATATGCCTATGGAGAACATGTCAAAACTAAGATGCTAAATGATGAAGGAATTGAAATTGAAAATGGAAAAATTGTCGACTCTGAAAATTTAATTTATAGATTCTAA
- a CDS encoding zinc-ribbon domain-containing protein — translation MKPQSCRKCGKELLQNQRTCSHCGKDSGYDDTEI, via the coding sequence GTGAAACCTCAGTCCTGTAGAAAATGTGGAAAAGAATTACTACAAAATCAAAGAACTTGTTCTCATTGTGGCAAGGATAGTGGTTATGATGATACAGAGATTTAG
- a CDS encoding 50S ribosomal protein L1 has protein sequence MITDAQLTEMVQAARSSTKERKFKQSVELIITFKDIDVKKGFAINEVVQLPKTSSPATVCIIATGDMNQKAKAAKADSVIGTEELEKFGANKRESRKFINKYDFFLADTKVMPTVGKTLGQLLGPRGKMPTPVPFDASIEAFLERFRSCIKVRTRASLSISSKIGDVSMDDADLVINAHTVLNAIEKKLPNGEKNMKKILIKTTMGKPVKQAQEVKKKYA, from the coding sequence ATGATTACAGACGCTCAGCTTACTGAAATGGTTCAGGCAGCAAGATCTTCAACTAAAGAGAGAAAATTCAAACAATCAGTAGAGTTAATCATAACTTTCAAAGATATTGATGTAAAGAAAGGCTTTGCAATTAACGAAGTTGTTCAACTTCCAAAAACAAGTTCTCCGGCAACTGTTTGTATTATTGCCACAGGAGATATGAATCAAAAAGCAAAAGCTGCTAAAGCAGATTCTGTAATTGGAACAGAAGAATTAGAGAAATTCGGAGCTAACAAAAGAGAATCTAGAAAATTCATTAACAAATATGATTTCTTTTTGGCAGATACCAAAGTCATGCCAACTGTCGGTAAAACATTAGGTCAGCTTTTAGGTCCAAGAGGAAAAATGCCAACACCAGTTCCTTTTGATGCATCTATTGAAGCATTCTTAGAAAGATTTAGATCTTGTATCAAAGTAAGAACAAGAGCATCACTATCAATTTCATCCAAAATTGGAGACGTATCAATGGATGATGCAGATTTGGTAATTAACGCACATACAGTTCTCAATGCAATTGAAAAGAAATTACCAAACGGTGAGAAAAACATGAAAAAGATTTTGATTAAAACTACAATGGGTAAGCCAGTAAAACAAGCACAAGAGGTTAAGAAGAAATATGCATGA
- a CDS encoding 50S ribosomal protein L10, translated as MHENRTAYPKRKTQMYQQLTELPKKYKVMSIIQMRKVRSTQILPLRKTLKGQVEFVCVKDKVAAKALETLDVPGIKDMVSELKGQIMFIFTDMSPFKLNVLLAKNKIMMAARGGDIASIDIVVPAKNTGIAPGPMLTEFKEAGIPTKIDQGTIWIAKDSTPVKKGEAINEKLASILGKLDIKPVEAGITLSSALEDGLKYAEAEMIIDVEKIRNAFAQSHQEAVTLSIEAGYITADNISQILSKASGNARSLSIESGFMTDETKEQILQKADAQAKGVAGQAKDYTPA; from the coding sequence ATGCATGAAAATAGAACTGCTTATCCTAAAAGAAAAACCCAAATGTATCAACAACTAACAGAGCTGCCAAAAAAATACAAAGTAATGTCAATTATCCAAATGAGAAAGGTTCGTTCAACTCAAATTTTACCATTAAGAAAAACACTCAAAGGCCAAGTGGAATTTGTTTGTGTTAAAGATAAAGTTGCAGCAAAAGCTCTTGAAACACTAGACGTTCCAGGAATCAAAGACATGGTTAGCGAACTCAAGGGCCAGATCATGTTCATATTTACAGACATGTCACCATTCAAGCTAAACGTTCTTCTTGCCAAAAACAAAATCATGATGGCAGCAAGAGGTGGAGATATTGCAAGTATCGACATTGTAGTTCCTGCAAAAAATACAGGTATTGCACCAGGTCCAATGCTTACAGAATTCAAGGAAGCTGGCATTCCAACAAAAATTGATCAAGGAACAATTTGGATTGCAAAGGACAGTACTCCAGTGAAAAAGGGTGAGGCAATCAATGAAAAATTGGCATCAATTCTAGGTAAATTAGATATCAAACCAGTAGAGGCAGGAATTACACTTTCCTCAGCATTAGAAGACGGTCTAAAGTATGCAGAAGCAGAAATGATTATCGATGTTGAGAAGATAAGAAACGCCTTTGCTCAATCACACCAAGAAGCAGTAACATTGTCTATCGAGGCAGGATACATTACTGCAGACAACATCTCACAAATTCTCAGCAAAGCATCAGGAAATGCCCGCTCTTTGTCAATAGAGTCTGGATTTATGACTGATGAAACTAAAGAGCAAATCTTGCAAAAAGCAGATGCACAGGCAAAAGGCGTTGCAGGCCAAGCAAAAGATTACACCCCAGCATAA
- a CDS encoding 50S ribosomal protein L19e, translating to MVVNLKAKKRLAARVTGVGVHRIRFDTDHLDDIADAITRENIRSLITANTIKIKSFTGTSKGRAHEKKAQKNKRGTTQGSKQGRKGARVGKKEVYVAKVRALRRLLKIAKDRKDLTNPEFWALYKKVGGNTVRNKAHLRLLMDEIREKRKD from the coding sequence GTGGTAGTAAATCTTAAAGCTAAAAAAAGACTCGCAGCCAGAGTAACTGGTGTCGGAGTTCATAGAATTAGATTCGATACAGACCATCTAGATGATATTGCTGATGCAATTACAAGAGAAAATATTCGTAGTCTAATTACAGCAAATACAATTAAAATTAAATCATTTACCGGTACTTCAAAAGGTAGAGCTCATGAAAAGAAAGCTCAGAAAAACAAAAGAGGTACAACTCAAGGTTCCAAACAAGGAAGAAAAGGAGCAAGAGTAGGTAAGAAAGAAGTCTATGTTGCAAAGGTTCGTGCATTAAGACGATTATTGAAAATTGCAAAAGACAGAAAAGATTTGACTAATCCAGAATTCTGGGCACTATACAAGAAAGTAGGTGGTAACACTGTCAGAAACAAAGCACACCTCAGACTCTTGATGGATGAGATTAGAGAAAAACGAAAAGATTAG
- a CDS encoding Lrp/AsnC family transcriptional regulator — MKLLYELTADGSISVPTLSKKLGINASVLYSRIKRLMKKKLIKKFTIEIDDSLLGIGVKASVGINRDPKFKDSIHKKFMETNEVVSISEVTGRFDIMIKVYAKNLEALHSVVIEKIGKIEGIQNTETFVELQKTDKEPVYLTQ; from the coding sequence ATGAAATTACTTTATGAGTTGACCGCTGATGGCTCTATTTCTGTTCCTACACTATCAAAAAAACTTGGAATTAATGCATCTGTATTGTACAGTAGAATTAAGAGATTGATGAAGAAGAAACTCATCAAGAAATTCACTATTGAAATTGATGATTCTCTTTTAGGAATAGGAGTCAAAGCATCTGTAGGCATTAATCGAGATCCAAAGTTTAAGGATTCAATTCATAAAAAATTCATGGAAACTAATGAGGTTGTTTCTATTTCTGAGGTAACAGGCAGATTTGATATTATGATTAAGGTATATGCAAAGAATTTGGAGGCCCTTCATTCAGTAGTAATTGAAAAAATTGGTAAAATTGAAGGAATTCAGAATACTGAAACATTTGTAGAATTACAAAAAACCGACAAAGAACCTGTTTATCTTACTCAATAA
- a CDS encoding trimeric intracellular cation channel family protein — MVDFSFPIDGFISILDYLGTIAFAVTGASKAIAHKADIFGIIVLATVVGVGGGVTRDVIFGRFPTAFSDPIYVGLTVAVGVVMFFLFRKLQKRMNIWLVFDAVGLGVFSILGASIAYQVVGLEFLPMLFGGMITAIGGGILRDVFVREIPIVFVKEVYAIASIIGIVIFYAMLSSGVDVQIASVIGIVAATGIRLLAMKFNWNLPKVREI; from the coding sequence TTGGTTGATTTCTCTTTTCCTATAGATGGGTTCATTAGCATTTTGGATTACTTGGGTACGATAGCTTTTGCAGTTACCGGAGCTTCAAAGGCAATTGCACACAAGGCAGATATTTTTGGAATCATCGTACTAGCTACTGTAGTTGGAGTAGGTGGTGGAGTAACCCGTGATGTTATTTTTGGACGATTTCCAACTGCCTTTTCTGATCCAATCTATGTTGGATTGACAGTAGCAGTTGGAGTTGTAATGTTCTTTTTATTTAGAAAACTTCAGAAACGAATGAACATCTGGTTGGTCTTTGATGCAGTTGGTCTTGGAGTCTTTTCAATTTTGGGAGCATCAATTGCATACCAAGTTGTTGGATTGGAATTTCTTCCAATGCTCTTTGGAGGAATGATTACTGCAATTGGTGGCGGAATATTGCGAGATGTCTTTGTTAGAGAAATTCCTATCGTATTTGTAAAAGAAGTGTATGCAATTGCAAGTATCATTGGAATTGTAATATTTTATGCAATGCTGTCATCTGGTGTAGATGTACAGATTGCATCTGTAATTGGAATTGTTGCAGCAACTGGAATCCGATTACTTGCAATGAAGTTTAATTGGAATCTGCCAAAGGTTCGAGAAATTTGA
- the rpl12p gene encoding 50S ribosomal protein P1, giving the protein MEYVYAALLLHKLDKEVNEANLTSVVKASGADVNEAQVKSLVAALADVNIDEAVKAAPVAVAAAAPAADAAADAPAKEEKKKEEPKNEEAAMEGLSSLFG; this is encoded by the coding sequence ATGGAATATGTTTACGCTGCTTTACTTCTTCACAAACTAGACAAAGAAGTTAACGAGGCAAACCTCACATCAGTAGTCAAAGCTTCTGGTGCTGACGTTAATGAAGCCCAAGTTAAATCTCTAGTTGCAGCCTTAGCCGATGTTAACATTGATGAGGCAGTTAAAGCCGCCCCAGTAGCAGTTGCAGCAGCCGCACCAGCAGCAGATGCAGCAGCAGATGCACCGGCAAAAGAAGAGAAGAAGAAAGAAGAACCTAAAAACGAAGAAGCAGCCATGGAAGGATTGTCTTCCTTATTTGGCTAA
- a CDS encoding protein translocase SEC61 complex subunit gamma, with protein MNPRQTLKNMANTMKMAKKPDKDEYQQHLRLVLLGIAGVGLIGFTIQFVFSVITFGR; from the coding sequence ATGAACCCTAGGCAGACTTTGAAAAACATGGCCAACACCATGAAAATGGCAAAAAAACCAGACAAAGATGAGTATCAACAGCACCTTAGACTCGTTTTGTTAGGAATTGCCGGTGTAGGATTAATCGGTTTTACAATTCAGTTTGTCTTTTCTGTAATTACGTTTGGTAGATAA
- a CDS encoding 50S ribosomal protein L32e, with amino-acid sequence MTINKDLLAKRQEVKENNPDFVRPESWRYVRLQTNWRKPKGIDHHQRKQKSRGRPGLVKVGYGGPKASRGLHPSGFTDNLVYNLSDLEKLDPKKDGVRFGHSVGTKKRKEIIVKAIEQKFKIFNARVSASGSKS; translated from the coding sequence ATGACGATCAACAAAGATCTACTGGCAAAGAGACAAGAAGTAAAAGAGAACAATCCAGACTTTGTCAGACCAGAAAGTTGGCGTTATGTTAGACTTCAAACCAATTGGAGAAAACCAAAAGGTATTGATCACCACCAAAGAAAACAAAAAAGCAGAGGCCGTCCAGGTCTTGTAAAAGTTGGATATGGTGGACCAAAAGCATCAAGAGGATTGCATCCATCAGGATTTACAGATAACCTAGTTTACAATTTGAGTGATTTAGAAAAATTAGACCCAAAGAAAGATGGAGTAAGATTCGGTCACAGTGTTGGTACTAAGAAAAGAAAAGAGATTATTGTAAAAGCAATTGAACAAAAATTCAAAATATTTAATGCGAGAGTGAGTGCAAGTGGTAGTAAATCTTAA
- a CDS encoding P-II family nitrogen regulator, with translation MAVLVKNEKADAVVGSLRELGLDAIIYDVKSAGKETEQTRSGRGTSATSSHLPRKIIATIVDSEKVQSTSDAIKKSIGGNSKGVIIVTAVDDFIPF, from the coding sequence TTGGCAGTACTAGTAAAAAATGAAAAGGCTGATGCAGTGGTTGGTTCCCTGAGAGAACTTGGTCTTGATGCCATAATATATGATGTCAAGAGTGCAGGTAAAGAAACAGAACAAACACGTTCTGGTAGAGGAACAAGTGCTACAAGTTCACACCTTCCACGAAAAATAATAGCTACAATAGTAGATTCAGAAAAGGTTCAATCCACATCTGATGCAATAAAGAAATCTATTGGTGGCAACAGTAAAGGTGTGATAATTGTCACAGCTGTGGATGATTTCATCCCATTCTAA